CAGTCCAACTTATGCTGCTTGGGAATACTAGTTACACGACAACGTTAGACACAAATCCTGTAATGTCTTAAATCTTTGAAGAAACTTCATCTTtcgccatttttttttttttgggcgggAAAGTATCATCTCGAGAATGTTACTCTTAGAATGAGCAGAGCAAAGGAATGTACGAAATCTTACCGGAGGCCGTGTGCTCGCAGCTCCTTGCTTGTGCGCAACATTTCAGGGTCCTCCACGTTTCgaaattcaaagaaaacatCTTTGCACTCTGGATGGCTTTCGAACAGCCTATTTCCACGACACAAAGACACTTGTTGACGCTTGGAGTAATAGAACACATTTctaaaagtcatttttgttaGGATGTCAAAGTAGCCTTTTTGGTTTTATATTAAGGTATTGTCCAGAAATGTTCCAGAAGAATCATTGTGACAGAAATGGTAGAAAGATATGTATATTCTCGTATTTGGTGGTGTTGTAGAAATCCAGTGATATTCATAATGCCTTCCTTTTGCTAGACACTTCCCCTCATAACACTTCGGTAAATCCtggaataaatatttgaaatatctgtttatttaatgtctgTAAAATGGACATAATATTAATCTGCTTATAATAAAACTTGAACATCTTATAATAATGTTTGACTTATCAGACCATCTGTGGCAcagtctctttcacacattGAAAGATCTCATTTCCATTATCTGAGTCAGATGAGGTCAGACATTGTTGCCTCTTGACAATGTCCACTTAGGCAGATACGTTGATAATTGGATGACCAAAAATAGTCAAGAGAAGAAGAATGACACCAaccccccacgccccccccccactcaggGTCACACCAGGAATGTTATAAGGGACTCGCGAGACGGCAGTGACAGATTGATAAGGAAAGCAGCCCTGTAACCAGCAGCTTCTGGAGTTGAACCCCAAGCAACCCTAAGATGATACAGAGATTTATGACCTGTTCGTaaagaaaataatcattttaaatcactCTGGATAtgtcagctaaatgaataaatataaatgtcagAGATATAACAAGATCTGATGTCTTTCAGAaaagacaagagcaaaaaaaaaaaaggtcacctATTAGgttttgggaggaaaaaaaaaacctaacagaATTCTATCTGAAATGAGTCAGGTTTCTTTGAAATCCTTTGGCATAAGTGCCACCCTTGGCCCCTCTGATCTCTACTAATAATGTAACCGAACTCCCTCCCGTCGGGCAGCCTCCTGTAGAGTCCGTCTGCGTTTTACTTGCCACAGTGGGGGAGACCAGCCAGTAGAGCAGAAAGAAGCGCCATCTCGCTGACATTTACAAACTTCCTCATTAACCAGTGTGCCATCAGATCAACCTCAAGGACTTATATTTGGTTTTAGTCTTTCACAGAATTTACAAAGCAAATCAGACACCACCAAACCTTGGTGATGTCCTAACATACTGAAGTTGTATTTCGTGTTAATTATTaagcacatacaaacaaagTGACCTGTTGGcggttttcttcttcttcttgttttttttttttgtttttcatgttcaaTACCACCCACCGCCGCTGGAGTTAGCTGACGATGGTTTGCTAAGTAACTTATGTGACTGGCTGGTTAAATGGTTCTGCTCAGGCTATGCAACTCATCACAGTAGGGAATGAGAAGCTTAAAACCTTTGACAAACCACTGCCTTAATTTAGCACAGTGCAGAATCCGTGACTGGAGTCTCAGTGCACTTTAAGCAATGTACCTGAGCCTTTTTCCATCGCCTTATATTCAGCCCAAATAATTCTGCTTTGTGAGATCTTGACAGAGGCAAATTATTAATGCATTACGCTGTTTATGATGGGGTCCTCAAGGGTATAAATTAGATGTCATGGTCTACATGAGAGCAATGATTGGCTTAAAAAGGATTGCGCATGTGAGTCTTTAAAAGTATGACCGTGTCTCACACTTTGAAAAAGACAAGGCTGCAATATTAAGTGAAATAACAAATAATTGTGGGTCATGGGATTTGTGGAATGCTGCAATAGAATGACCTTGTACCAGGGTGGTCATTTAAAACCTGCCTTAGCAAATCCTAATTTAAACGTCCCTAGCTCTATATCGAATGTCCCTGTTATTAAAGGGGtgttaaaaagacaaacaaacaaacaaacaaaaaaactggtGCTTATTATCCAATTCAGTCAATAAAACTGGGAGGGTTTTCTCTCACATTGATGTGACCCATCATGTCAGTTGTCATTAGTGGAAGGAAACAAGGAGCTACAGCCATTCGCCCTAGATAAACAATGAGGACTTTGACCAGTGCGCTGCACAACTACGGAATTCAATGGCGCAATGGTATAAAAAGAATGATACAGTCATAGGCATGTTTTCTTTTCGGCATTACAGGGTAACTAACCAGAGTTTtggagtttattttatttatatttaaggTGATAAGCGACATCAGAGGGAACCAGGTGTGATAAGACACGCGTACATATCGCACCCAGGttatccaaaaaagaaaaaaaaatctctagcCAATGAGGGAACTGCTGTAATTTATCAAAATCACCAATCGTCTTTAATTTGTAAAATTCCATATTGGCCAGCATTTGATGACAATGTACGTGCTATGCGTCTCTGTGGTTGTTTCAttcattactattatttttgGTAATAGCTGTAAACAAGTTGATCTTATGTCATACAGTATTAGTATGCACGCCAGTCAAAACGCGCTAAATCCCTGCAGCTATAAAACCCAACCTATATGAGACATGACAGacatatttttcaggagggtCGAGCTGTAACAATTCTAGTcccttcatttttcattaatttcatattAATGGTAAAAACATGTGCGACATCGCACTGAACAGGCGTTTGATGGTTTCTTGACATGATTTAATACACATTTCAGATGCACAACTTCATGCTTCGAGCTCATCCACTCACCTGACAAACATGATAATGCCCGCCTTAGAGATATCTTCCTGAATAATTTTCCAAGAATCTCTGATCCTCTCCTTCTGTTCATCTGTAAGATGCACTGTCAACACCTCATCCACAGGGTCCCCAACTGGTTTCGGCGCCAAACCAGATATTGCGCATCCCATCTCCGACTACAGTCAAGTACGAAAGCATCAAATTTGGCAATTCCTTGTTTTAAACGGTTCTgactgacacttttttttcagtacatcaGCATGGCATGGTCATTACACGCAGCTTTTGTTAGGCGTGTGTCGCACGAACTCAGGTAACGGAACAGAGCGCTTCTAGTCTCGGTGGGAGGAGTGCTACAAGATTATTGCAATCATGCTTGAATATATCAGTGGGAAAACTTAGAATAACAAAACAGTGTTTCGCGTGAGGGGAAAAAGAATCATCTGGAGAGATAAAAGAAATTTTCCTCAGGTCAGGTTTTTTGTTGCGACCAAATATGACACTATGCCATATTTGAAAGGAAGAGCCTACTGTCTCACATTATATGAACACTTAATGGATGTATTTAGACAACTGTACTTACACACCCTACCTCTTGCCAACAGCTATTTTTAGACGCACTACCACCTCCTCACTGTTACCAATGTTAATATTCATGTTACAATTTTCTGATGAACGCATTAGGTTACAAACCCACATAATGAGTTTCGTAATAGGGGTTCTGACACTGAGGTGACGGTATATGATTGAGACATTAGTAATATCCCCATTCTTGCTCTTCCGCAATGGCCAGCAAAAGACTTCCGAGTGGCACACACGTGCAAGGTGAGAGCTACATTTGGGTCAATCCCAAAAGCTAATTGTGAGTTTACAATGTTTGCTCTCCATTTCTCCCTGTCAAGAACGGCCTTCAAGCTTTAGTGTGAGACGTATTATGTACCTCGATGTATGATTGATTGGATTCAaaagtgatggaaaaaaataatgggCAATCCTCATTCATAGGCTGGACTTGAATTTCACCCGGGTGTCATGGTCTGGTAGGTCAAAACTGGCTGTGCATGGTGTACACCTGCTCTCAACCTTTTGATCGGCCCGGCGGTTATTATGGTTGATGTAATCAACTTAGAAAAAGACGTTCCGTTTGAAAGGCGTTTTGTCCTTGCAACTAAATCACTTTGAAAATGAAGCTCACATCTACGAAGTCTGTCCTCGCCTAAAAGAGCCAAGCAGGTGTGAATCAAGTGCACCTGTGGATACTGCTGTACGAGGAGGAAACTTCGGAAATCGCTGGCCACCaaacaatgcaaaataaaaaaagaaacaaacaacaacaacaaaaaaacaacaacaaaaaagtcgAAGATAACGTAGTCTAATAAATCGCAAGTTATGATATTTAAGCGGTCTATCATTTTAATCCATTGTTTATTCAACACACCAGATTCTTATGATGTTCAAAAAGACCTCCATTAACTGATCTAGGAACGTTTGAATAGGTCTGAAATAACATCATGCAGGGTTGGTGACCAGTGGATTATATAAACGCTACTGTTTTGTTTAGTATTTTGTGTCACTATACTCATTGTTTCATTTCCTTTAGTCATGTACAAAATATTTGCATGCAAGTCAAATATTATTCATGACCAGGGTTCAAACATTGTTTGTGTTGATCAGACGGCTGTCTCTCTTTTAATTTTAGTACAGTTACGTATGTGCATATTGCATGAAGAAAAGTGAACTGTGACTGTCCCCAGCTTTGGTTTTGTAAGGCAAATGAAATTTGTCAAGGAGACTTCACTAAGTTTGTTTTACACCTCACAGTTCAAACAGAGAGTTTCCCTCCCGTCTTTCATTctggattttggatttttggaTTTTGAAATGCAAGGGATGGGTGAGGTCATTGTaaatttttctgtgtgtttaggcCTAGTTCATtactgttcagtttatgttcCTCTTTTGTTCTAGTAGAAGTTCATGTGCATTGTTTCTCttttagtctttgtgttgtgttaattaatCCTTTGATAGTTTTAACGTTACGTTTGTGTACCGTGAATGTAATTATCTTCGAGAAACATGTATTCCTCTCCTACCATATCACATACCTTATGACCAAAAAGAGCAGAAACACTGTTGTCACTCAAAAAGTGGGCAAGCTTGCCacattaaataaatagataaataaagcaATTACATGAACAAGTAAATCTTAGTTTGTTTGGGTTTCAGTTCTGTTCATCAAAATTGACTGACCTTTGATAATCTATAAATAATTCAAATTCATATGTACTAGTGCTGCCAACAATGATAAATCTAATTGTAACAAGGTTTACATTAGGAAAACTAACAAATGTCATATTAATTCATTCAACAAGACTGATGCTggtaagacagacaaacaatgtACTAGTTCATTTGACTAGACTTAGGCCTACTGAAGACAAACATTTGGATTCAATGCAAGGAAAATAAATTGAACTTATTTTGAATCATGGAATGATTACATTTCATCCACGAATGTATGATGTGCTCATAGaacataataaagacagactaGTTTCACTTGATCCGTTTAGATGGAAATACGCGGCGTGGTCAAATTGCATTCaatcaacaaattatttttttgaaTGGTCTGCTACAATTACCACACCCCATCCCAAACTATTATTCCAAGGCTTTTGTATTAATCTTcagttttaaattaaatattcttGCACCGCTCAACATTTGAGATTCACAACAACTTTCCattacattacttttttttttaaacatagatGTTTCATGTTTAACTGCCATTGGTGAAGATTACCATGCATTTCAAATTAGTTAAAAAATTGGTTTTACATTATGTGCAACTATGGTATGAAACACCTCATCCCAAATATACCATCATGGCAGAAACAACAAATACGTTTTAAGCCTACAGAGTAGACATTTGGCAGAGCTATTAAAAAACATTATAGACTCATATATAAGACAGAATTTAATAGCTCCGATTCATATAATTATCTGTGATAAActgaatcattaaaatgaatgaataagtgatatgtatatatatattactgtaAGCTTCTTAGTGGCTCTGTTTGTAGACTAAGGAAAATAGGGACAAATAAGAATCAGGTCTTTGATTAGTTTAGCTCTCTCAGTTTTTAATATGGAATGAACCCCCACTCTGAGTAGGGTGAAGTTACATCATTTCTGTGCTGCCATTATCTCAGACTATGCACAGCATCACATCATAATAtatactcatacatacacatatataaaatcATAGTTATTATATCTGAAATTTACAACAGCTTaataaataacacagagatacatgtACACAACAGGGGACAGCAATGAAAGGAATGCTAACAGGCTAAATCAGAAaaagcagttcattttttttagctgaTCCTGGGTCAACATCAACTGATAAACCCTTGTAAAAAGTCAGTTTAAATGATGGTACAACATTTAATGTCATGCAGATTGCGGACTCCAGCAGAAGGCAGAGGATAACGTAAATATAGATGTATGCATGTAAATACGGAAAGAATACATTCAAATTATCTCTTGGGAGGGATGACATGTTTGAACTAAAATATTTAAGAGCTTTGTGGTAAAAATTTGTCAATAAGGTTTTCATGGTTTTCAGTTTATTGTTGAACTGATCAAACCTAATTATAATGAGAATTTAGCAGCTATACTGTAATTTGACATTAATACATCCATATTTAGTCTGTCTTCAGAGTTAACTTGATACATGATACCACCACATGTGCAACCTGATTAGTGAAAAGGTGAATCACATCATTGACTACTGTGATTAAAATAATTTCCAACAATGTTCAGAAGTGTTCAACAAGTATAGTGGTTGAGTGGTTAGGCCCTATGTTGTGATAATGATTCCTTAGCTAAAGTGACAAAATAGGGATTATCAGCTTGGTGACttgatgcaaaaaaaacaaaaaaaaaaaaaaagaagatgaagacaACAGTATAGACAAAGTTGGATAGATCCAACCACAGATCATTGTCTCCTtctgcttaaaaaaacacagaaaacaaacaaataaatcaaaaacaaaacacaaaccaaaacaaaataaaaaacaccaTTGCAACACTgacatatttacaaataaacaTTGCAAAATTTAGTGTTGTGGGGAGACTGTACATTGCTATTTACACTTTGTCATACATGGATGACAAGAGTTCACCCCGTAGCATACTTTGCTACCCATAATAAGCCGTTTCTTTAATGGtgtaagaaaaacacaaagagaaaaatttcagaaagaacaaaatgaagataGCCAGATTGAATTTTGTTATATCGCATGTATGCGTATCACTATGGCTTAGATTAAATGACTTAGTGGCTAAATAAAGTTACTAACCAAAGCACACGAATAGCTTTAATAGCCTTCAACAGACAAAGTATGAGTACCTTTAAGATGAGCACAATACAAGTAAAGGAGCTGACTTCTgatattctaaaaaaaaaaaaaaataacagtgataataaaatgtTGTCTTTATCTCAAACTTTGGAATTTTTCCCTCAGGTTTTTAACCATATTCTGTTGGCTGGCATTTTTCAAGGTGTCATCTAGTTGTTCATTTGAGGGTTGTGCTATGTCAAGCTCTTTGGTCCTGCCACTCTTTGTGGCTGACTCTGCTTTGGCCCCTCCGTCATCTCGCTGACGGTATTCCTCTGATTCCTGATAGGCCCGGCATCGGTCAATTACAGCCATGATGGAAATCTTTTCTTTTGAGGTAGGTGAACGTATTTGCACAAAAGTAtcatctgtgtcctctctctcacttacctCCTCCAGCGGTTCTGGTGCAGCACCCACAAGCTCATCTTTGTCTACTTGCGGAGTCACCTCAGGGACTTTCTCAATCACGAtgatttttttgtcattgggCAGGGTGGCCTGGGCAGAAATGTAGTAACCCCCATTggggttgttgttttgaagGCTTTGAAGGTCACTCAGGTACAATCCACTCAGCTTATGATCGAGAGAGCCGGCACGTTGAATCCGCGCATGGCCGTCCTTAACATCCCTTCTGAGGTGTGATCCATGTGTTGACGCCTCTGTAGATTCACTAGATAGGACGATGCTGGAAGAACAGCTGGAACGTCTTCTTGGGCCACAGTCACGCATCTTCTCAGGTACAGAACGAGTTCGGGAAACTGATGGCAACTGGACTGATGCACCCTCTAAAAGTGCATACTTGGACCGAAGCTCACGCACATCTGGCCAATTAAAGTTCTCGACTGGTGTTGGACTGAGAGGGCTCTTCAAGTGTTGACGACTTGGAGACAGGACTCTTGGACTCGAAACTGAGCTGGCAGTATGACCGGGGCTGGAGGACCTACCAGGTATCCTGTGGCCCATCTCATGTTGAGGCATCTGGTCATGGGCTGTCAGCGACAGTGTCAGGTTCGGTTTAACTGTAGAGAATGAGAAGAAGCCATACAACATTAAAAACTAAATATTGATCATGATCATCATTGCTACATTCGcaacacagagaccatataAAAAATCAGTATATTATTTATAAAACAActtattttacttcatttttgtGCATACAATACATTCACACTTTATTGTAATGAGCATCTTGCCTCTGCTACGGTGTTTCTAAGTATACTGTAATAAGTGCTGTAATTACTCATTTTACACTGTTATTGTTTCTTATACATTTCACAGGAAATTATGGTTTATCCTACCTTTAGTTTCCTTTTCTGGTTTCTCCTCAAGTACACAAGGCAAGTTTCTTTTGGCAAGGATTCCTTCCCCCTCCCGACTCCTCTGCCGCACCACTGGTTTGGTGCACTTTATATACTGACTGTACTTTCGAGCCAGGTGTAATACCTTGTTCTTAGCTCTCTCTTCGTCCTctaaagactgtgtgttttcaatcCCATCCACCTCATCTGTCTCAGCTCTTAGCTGGACAACTTTTGGGATCTGGGGCCTAAGTTGTCCACATTCATTCTCTGAGTGGGGAGGTGTGAGAGTTTCATCCACACTGGCTGCACTCTGAAGGAATCCCCCCTTTTCCTTGACAGGTGAAGGGGAGCTGGATTCCTCTGTGATAGTGCTAAGATCTGATTGTTCATGTGAAATTAAGTAATCAGAGCTCTCAGCATCCATGCTTTTGGTAAAGTGTTGAATCTTTCGAGATAGACCAGGACTGGCCCCCCTGGAATAAGGACACTCTCGGGGCCTCAGTGCCCTCAGTTCGCCCTGAGACCTACTGACCTCTTTCTCCATGTCCTGCCAGACCTTGATCATCTCAGATGAGGGTCTGAACTCCTCATCTTGGAAGCTCTGAGACTTGATCTTGGTGGTCTGAGGGGCTTCAGACTCATATGCAAGTGAATTTGAGGGTTCTGAGACCTTATCCTTGCTGGACTCTAATGAGTCAAAGGATGTACTTGAATAACCTTGCTCCTTTATGGACAAAGGACCTGAAGGTGTTTTTGTTTCGGCTGAAGCACTGGTCACAGTTAGTGAAGTGGTTTTATCTGTTGTGAAGGCATCATTTTTGGGAATGCTGTTAAATCGACTGACTGAGTTCCTAACAAGCCCGGCTGGGATATAGGTAAGGCTCTCTCGGCGCTTCAGGCTGAAGTTAGCATCCTGGTGTTCTGCATTCTCGTAATAGCTCTTGATTTTGTCAATGAGTAGCTGGTCTTGTTTGGAAAGAGTCGAGTCCCTTCTACGGTGAATACTCCTATCAGGTTCAAAGTAGATACCATGATCTGACTCGAAGGGGTTGTCATCTCTTGGGGACAAAAAGGTGAAGTCTGCACCAGCAAGGGCTTCCTGAGTTAGAGGTACACATTGAGGCTCAGATGAAGTGCTGCCCAGTCTGTGAGCTCGCTCAAGAGCATCTCCACCAAGGCTGAGGCTACTGCCAGTTCTGCTGGGCAGACGTGGTGAAGGACAACCCAGTGAGCGTCCTTCATCTGTGGCCAGGCTACTCCGTCGGGTGTGGCTAACAAAGTGTTCAGCAATGGCGCTGGCCTTGTCAAGAACTGAAGATGGCAGAATGCTATTGGGCTCCTGGCCCTGGCTAGCGTCTTCTGCCTCATATTCGTCCTCAGACGATTCTCCAGTGCTTTCCTCCACTTGTGATCCTGGTGAGGCTGCTTCTGGCTCCTCTTTTTGGTCACCTTCATAATCTTTAGTTTCAGGTTGCTCCACTTCAGTGTTGCTGACCTGGAGATCCACAtccacaggctctgtgtccaAGAGGGGATCTGCCTGCAGCTTTTCGATGAAGTCGGAATCAGATAAATTTCTCAGATTTTCCTGGTTGTCTTCAAGTGCCTAAAAGGAAGATTAtttttctgtgagtgagggaaaaCGTCTCTCATACTTTTCAGTTCACTCTCTATGCTCTAACAATAGTTTTCACTGAGCAGGCACTGCAAGGCTGGCTGTTTATCCAGTTTTGggattatttttatgtttttacattgggttaaaaaaagatttccttTCTGTAAAACCGGAGCTACGTCAAGTTCACCGCCTTCATCTAGTCTCATGAGGACCAATCAAAAATAGGATTTTGAGGTGATGCAAAACTGTGAGCCTTGATGATTTACGTAATGCCAACTGATTTTCTTCCCAGTTTAGTGGGACTGTCAAAGAAATAACAGGTCCAGTGGAAGTGCCCTAATCCATCTTCAAATGGCAACAGCCACAGCAGATTTGAAAGTTGTGTCATTGAAAAAAGACAATTGTACAGAAGCAGGAAATGGAGAAATTAGGAGAGATATTTGTGACGGATATGAGTAATGAAACACTAGACctgttaaatgtttattttgtggttATGAAAATAAGAGTAATACAATCTCTACTGTACCTGCTCAGAGATGACCTGGTCTTCACTCACATGGGGCTCTTCCTGAACAGATGATTGGCCGTTTTCCTTTTTGAAGTTATTTTCTTCAATATTGTCACTGCCATCTTCATTCTAATATACGAACAGGGCGCGTTTTAAAAATACGGTCAGTTTATtacaatgctgtcagtcaatcCTGCTCAGCTGAAATACAGATAAAAAGTTTAATTTGCTGTGCTGAAGTATTGATATGCAATCTACTGCtcttaaacaaaaagaaataaggtcGTAAAGCTAACTAATAGCGCTGGATCATGATAACAAGATCCATCTTGGTCTAGGTAGCACTTAACACCTTGTCATGattaaaacagactgataaaATACATTTCTAGACCACAGAGactaaaagaagaaaatattttgCCCTTCTTAAAATTTActttcactgaacacacacaagtctGCAAAGAGAGTTATACTACATCGATAACATGGAAACCATGTACTCTATGAACAAATTAAATTTACTCCCTGTCAGTGCACATCTGATTAGATTAAAACTTTGAAATAAACTCATGCTTCATAAACACTGGCATGCTTATAGAAATAAGTTTAcataccattattattattattatttccctAGCATGAAGATTATATACAAATTGAGCATGAGTAACagcacatttttcttttgattcaGAGCATTGTTAATACTGCTAGGAAGCTACAAACAAAGTTATCAAGTACTACACATTGGTCTGGTAATGAACAGCCTGTTAGGTGAGTGAGACTGCTTGCAATCTGAGTCTTGACAGCTATTGAGGTaccaaatgttgttttgttcacaCAATGTAACATAGGCAATGATTCAAGGCAAGGCAGCCAAAATGGCTTTAAAGATAAATAGTGGCAATCAAAACTTGCTGCAAAAATCCTAATGCTCAGTTTCATTTTACTGAGAGGAGTCAGCAGGCGCACAGATGACATCTCAGTGTGGTGGCACAGTGTTGTGTGGTCCAAGAGGATAAGAGAGAATGTCTATGGGAACAGTTTATTTCCCTCATCTGGTTTATGATAAGCTTTTTCTCTGCAGACAATTACAGTATAATTTTCAACACATATCCCCTGCTTCTCTGTTCCTAGGTGCCTCAAAGTAAGCAAAAGCCTTCCCTTTTTCTCTAGTTCCCTGGGGAACTGTTAAACTTCTTCAGTGTATGATCAGACTGTGCACAAGCAAACTGCACATATCCTCAGCATTCCTACTTGTTGGTCCATGCATTGATtagtgagagaaaacaaggtGAAGGTGATGTCCATGCTTTAACAAAGCATTTTCCAGTCCATTAGTTCTTCTGAATAGCTGGGAGCACTAGCACAAAACCAATAAGAGTTAGTTGGGCAAATGCATGGAAGCGCATGCAGACTTGTGAGTTTACACAAAGAGGATGTTtgcaacatttgaaaaaaaagctgaagaGATGTGTGCAAGGTGGGGTGGGGtaataaaaattgaaaaaaaaaatatatataaagagGTGGAGACCCGATGGTGGCAAAAAGCCTCACCGTTGTGAACCCCATGGAAAGCAAAGCCCTGGCTCTATAGTGCCAACAGGAGATGGCGGCCAACATGGAGCTGGCAAAGTCAGCTACCTGGTCGTCCTCCATTAGAATATCGTCTGAGTCACTTTCCTccctgtcttcttcttcttcttcttcctcctcctccacttcttGGTTCAGCCTGTCTTTTGAGGCAGGAGACTCCGGAGGGGGTTCCTCAAGGTCACTTGGGCAGAGTCTCTCAAGtgactcctcttcctccaaacTAGGCCTTTCAGCCTCAGGTTCGCCTAAACTTGAGCCCAGAGTGCTGACGCTAGCAGCGGATTGCAAGGGCCGCACGTCACCTGGTATTGCCCCTTCACTGTCTGCATGCTGGAGCGTGAGTTATAAAGACGTTTTTGTATTATACTGAGCAAAATTCAGAAACTCAGATCTCGGGTTCCTTTCCATATTCCATACATGGCATATACCAGgtatgaaaaatacataaacatctATATCATTATTTGTCGAGCTAAAATAGGTTAAAACAATTATGAGCCCCAGAGGGAACTAGACAGAAGAACATAGAGGTTTATTTGTGATTGCTTACCTTGAGGAGACCTGTTGGTTTCATCCAAGTGTCAGGTTATCAGCAGAAAGACCAGTTGATGACAACATTTTccaaagagaaggggggggaaaTAAAGTggtgaaaaacagagcaaatatATTAGGTAATTATGCCAGAAAGATCAGGCTGCTTCATTAGGCATATTCACACCATAATAGCCAGTAGCCACTACATGTTCTGAAACAAGTATGACCCCCTTTCTTGTGAAATTCCCAAGCATTTTTATATTAAGACTGGTCTTAAGACTCTGTCTGAAAATGCTAACGATATAATATGGCTATATGTCAAACTCTACTGCTGAATAACTGACCAGACGAAGAATGTTTTACTGACCACACAAAGAATGGCTTTCCCTTTCATAGCACGAATATTTGAATATATCAAGCAGACTGACTGATCTGTCACAAAATGGAGGAACAAAACCTCATTTGTCTGCTAAAAGGGTCTGAAGCATCAGAGCACACTTGAGAATGGAGTGAGGAGGGGGTTTATTTGATCACctgagggggagggaaagacagaaactAGCCTTTGATCTTGTAATGAAGCACAGCAACGTTTCCTCTGCCAgttctctgatttgtttttgaagcTAGTGATATAAACAGGGGCCCTGATAGAAAAGCCCCCGTTTTTGAGAGGCAGATGAGCAAAATCTGATCACGAATACTGATGTATATCTATTCCCACTGTGAAATCACATAGTCAGAAACATCTCGACCCTTCCATTTCAACTGTTGAATAAAAGACACCACTCACATCTGATTACCCCGATGACCATGATTTCAGCAATGCACTCAACTCCTGGTA
This sequence is a window from Chanos chanos chromosome 4, fChaCha1.1, whole genome shotgun sequence. Protein-coding genes within it:
- the LOC115809301 gene encoding pleckstrin homology domain-containing family G member 3, whose amino-acid sequence is MPERSHSTSNDLPMGEESPRLSTASIGSNERSSTATLSDLSDFPNGQRPMSLVSTLSSGSGSSRDDNPPSANLTAEAAGEYLDLERNSAGDNEGQEPLRDAGKFARCNNNNGSVPSSAPLSPFAASTMAPNPQLTYLDRVVMEIIETERMYVRDLRSIVEDYLAQIIDMGDLPIRPEQVCALFGNIEDIYEFNSELLQSLDMCDNDPVAIAQCFVLKRDYFDIYTQYCTNYPNSVAALTECMRNKTLAKFFRERQATLKRSLPLGSYLLKPVQRILKYHLLLQEIAKHFDPEEEGYEVVEEAIYTMTGVAWYINDMKRKHEHAVRLQEVQSLLINWKGPDLTTYGELVLEGTFRVHRAKNERTLFLFDRMLLITKRRGEHYVYKAHISCSTLMLIESAKDSLCFSVTHYKHPKQPHTVQAKTVEERKLWAHHIKRLILENHQAIIPQKAKEAILEKDSIYRKYRYSPERLKKATSCQSDEFPNCRQGRRQSEPTKQIIKTTKGLLKHADSEGAIPGDVRPLQSAASVSTLGSSLGEPEAERPSLEEEESLERLCPSDLEEPPPESPASKDRLNQEVEEEEEEEEEDREESDSDDILMEDDQVADFASSMLAAISCWHYRARALLSMGFTTNEDGSDNIEENNFKKENGQSSVQEEPHVSEDQVISEQALEDNQENLRNLSDSDFIEKLQADPLLDTEPVDVDLQVSNTEVEQPETKDYEGDQKEEPEAASPGSQVEESTGESSEDEYEAEDASQGQEPNSILPSSVLDKASAIAEHFVSHTRRSSLATDEGRSLGCPSPRLPSRTGSSLSLGGDALERAHRLGSTSSEPQCVPLTQEALAGADFTFLSPRDDNPFESDHGIYFEPDRSIHRRRDSTLSKQDQLLIDKIKSYYENAEHQDANFSLKRRESLTYIPAGLVRNSVSRFNSIPKNDAFTTDKTTSLTVTSASAETKTPSGPLSIKEQGYSSTSFDSLESSKDKVSEPSNSLAYESEAPQTTKIKSQSFQDEEFRPSSEMIKVWQDMEKEVSRSQGELRALRPRECPYSRGASPGLSRKIQHFTKSMDAESSDYLISHEQSDLSTITEESSSPSPVKEKGGFLQSAASVDETLTPPHSENECGQLRPQIPKVVQLRAETDEVDGIENTQSLEDEERAKNKVLHLARKYSQYIKCTKPVVRQRSREGEGILAKRNLPCVLEEKPEKETKVKPNLTLSLTAHDQMPQHEMGHRIPGRSSSPGHTASSVSSPRVLSPSRQHLKSPLSPTPVENFNWPDVRELRSKYALLEGASVQLPSVSRTRSVPEKMRDCGPRRRSSCSSSIVLSSESTEASTHGSHLRRDVKDGHARIQRAGSLDHKLSGLYLSDLQSLQNNNPNGGYYISAQATLPNDKKIIVIEKVPEVTPQVDKDELVGAAPEPLEEVSEREDTDDTFVQIRSPTSKEKISIMAVIDRCRAYQESEEYRQRDDGGAKAESATKSGRTKELDIAQPSNEQLDDTLKNASQQNMVKNLREKFQSLR